In one Streptomyces sp. T12 genomic region, the following are encoded:
- a CDS encoding BTAD domain-containing putative transcriptional regulator: MEIRLLGPVQAWADGAEVDLGRPRQRCVLAVLLMEANRVVPIETLIDRVWGDDPPDTVRNVVYGYVGRLKSALREAGRGSTGVHLDRSSGGYTLRTPTERVDLYRFRDLVGQARAKEKEARAREGEARAREGEARAREEAGTAAAADDQVAELLERALQMWRGEPLTGLTGAWAQATRDRLASERVVTLLQYHEVQLRRGRHEEIFPRLRELAAAHPLDERMAGQLLTALYRCGLQAEALLHYDDIRKRLAEDLGVDPAPELQTLHQLILTNDPAAGAPTPGQRGRPDRDITPSVPAELPHDAAGFAGRTDELVRLHALLPPEQGPGPANTVVISAIGGAAGIGKTALAVHWAHQVRARFPDGQLYVNLHGFDHDRPPLKAGEALELLLRGLGLRASEIPLNDEAQARAYRTLLAGRRLLVLLDNAASAEQVRPLLPGSPSCCVVVTSRNRLGDLVARDGAHALPLDLLLPAEARALLSRALGEDRLGEDPPAVEELIRLCGSLPLALRVAAARLTGDPGLRPADLVAEMSEGNRLEALAPDDTDDSPLRTAFSASYRVLSPAARRLFRLLGLFPGPEFTAEVAAAFLEIPLPQARRPLGALAAAHLIEPAAAGRYRFHDLLREYALERARAEETAADRDAALRRVLVWYLNAARATGGSWLFPELPHDLAPGDRPNLPPASGAGQWLEAERANLLALINHTGRHGPRPIAWHLTNALFGDFWLHLPRATWQAITQTALDAAAAEGDLHGQAAMHTGLGLLKSDRGWGGQAMDHHTRVREISREIGWVTGEAAGLGGLAQAEWNLARLDSAHEHVTASLRIARAAGNLHVEALGLVTLGVTCRDLGRLREAADHLETAIRRNEEIGWHDHSLALQNLGWTYWELGRLTEGLAILGPKVSPDLTGGYRNDRAMMLDSVARIKIELGRHEEALHQAERALAVGKAKGRRWIQAGILNTIAAAHRELAHPDRAERAGRQALTLAQQSGHRRTEADCTLGLSLTLGQLGRHDQARSHAEQALSLARDHSFRVVEAQALSVLCDIAESEAAHAAAVALGHEALAIHRETGHRLGEARTLMTLGRVLRPNEAAAADLMRQQARAIFSDVGVPPR; this comes from the coding sequence GTGGAGATCCGGTTGCTGGGGCCGGTACAGGCGTGGGCGGACGGTGCGGAGGTCGACCTCGGCCGGCCTCGTCAGAGGTGCGTGCTGGCCGTTCTCCTCATGGAGGCCAACCGCGTCGTACCGATCGAGACACTCATCGACCGGGTGTGGGGGGACGACCCGCCGGACACGGTGCGCAACGTGGTCTACGGCTATGTGGGCCGGCTGAAGAGCGCACTGCGGGAGGCGGGCCGGGGATCGACCGGCGTACATCTGGACCGTAGTTCAGGCGGCTACACGCTACGGACGCCCACCGAGCGAGTGGACCTGTACCGGTTCCGTGACCTGGTCGGCCAAGCCCGCGCCAAGGAGAAGGAGGCCCGTGCCAGGGAGGGGGAGGCCCGTGCCAGGGAGGGGGAGGCCCGTGCCAGGGAGGAGGCCGGCACCGCGGCCGCCGCCGACGACCAGGTCGCCGAACTCCTGGAGCGCGCCCTGCAGATGTGGCGCGGCGAACCGCTGACGGGGCTGACGGGGGCGTGGGCGCAGGCGACGCGCGACCGGCTCGCGAGCGAACGGGTCGTGACCCTGCTGCAGTACCACGAGGTGCAGCTGCGCAGGGGGCGCCACGAGGAGATCTTTCCCCGGCTGCGCGAACTGGCCGCCGCCCACCCGCTCGACGAACGGATGGCCGGGCAGCTGCTGACCGCCCTGTACCGGTGTGGTCTACAGGCCGAAGCCCTCCTCCACTACGACGACATCCGCAAACGGCTCGCCGAGGACCTGGGCGTGGACCCGGCACCGGAGCTGCAGACGCTCCACCAGCTCATCCTCACCAACGACCCCGCGGCGGGCGCACCGACACCGGGGCAGCGCGGCCGCCCGGACCGCGACATCACACCGTCGGTCCCGGCCGAACTGCCCCACGACGCCGCCGGTTTCGCGGGCCGCACCGACGAACTCGTCCGGCTGCACGCGCTGCTTCCGCCCGAGCAGGGGCCGGGGCCGGCGAACACGGTGGTCATCTCCGCGATCGGCGGCGCCGCCGGCATCGGCAAGACCGCGCTCGCGGTGCACTGGGCGCACCAGGTCCGTGCCCGCTTCCCGGACGGGCAGCTGTATGTGAACCTGCACGGCTTCGACCACGACCGCCCACCGCTCAAGGCCGGCGAGGCCCTGGAACTGCTGCTGCGGGGCCTGGGCCTGAGGGCGTCGGAGATCCCCCTGAACGACGAGGCCCAGGCGCGCGCGTACCGGACCCTGCTGGCCGGGCGCCGCCTGCTCGTCCTGCTGGACAACGCGGCGTCGGCGGAGCAGGTCCGCCCGTTGCTGCCGGGCAGCCCGTCCTGCTGCGTCGTCGTCACCAGCCGCAACCGGCTCGGCGATCTCGTCGCCCGCGACGGTGCACACGCCCTGCCGCTGGACCTCCTGCTGCCGGCCGAGGCCCGCGCACTGCTGAGCCGGGCACTCGGCGAGGATCGCCTCGGCGAAGACCCTCCGGCGGTGGAGGAGTTGATCCGGCTGTGCGGCAGCCTGCCGCTGGCACTGCGCGTCGCCGCCGCTCGACTGACGGGCGATCCGGGCCTGCGCCCGGCCGACCTGGTCGCCGAGATGTCCGAGGGCAACCGCCTGGAGGCGCTGGCACCGGACGACACCGACGACTCCCCCTTGCGTACGGCTTTTTCCGCGTCGTACCGAGTCCTGTCCCCCGCGGCACGCCGGCTCTTCCGGCTGCTGGGCCTGTTCCCCGGCCCGGAGTTCACCGCCGAGGTCGCGGCAGCGTTCCTGGAGATACCGCTGCCGCAGGCCCGGCGCCCGCTCGGCGCCCTGGCCGCGGCCCACCTGATCGAACCCGCGGCGGCGGGCCGGTACCGCTTCCACGATCTCCTGCGCGAGTACGCGCTGGAGCGCGCGCGGGCGGAGGAAACGGCGGCGGATCGTGACGCCGCGCTGCGGCGCGTCCTCGTCTGGTACCTGAACGCCGCGCGCGCGACCGGGGGAAGCTGGCTCTTCCCGGAGCTGCCCCACGACCTCGCCCCAGGCGACCGGCCGAACCTTCCGCCCGCTTCCGGAGCCGGACAGTGGCTGGAGGCGGAGCGGGCGAATCTGCTCGCCCTCATCAACCACACCGGGCGCCACGGCCCCCGCCCCATCGCCTGGCACCTGACCAACGCACTCTTCGGAGACTTCTGGCTCCATCTGCCACGGGCGACATGGCAGGCCATCACGCAGACGGCGCTGGACGCCGCCGCGGCCGAAGGCGACCTTCACGGCCAGGCCGCCATGCACACCGGCCTCGGGCTGCTCAAGTCGGACCGGGGGTGGGGCGGACAGGCAATGGATCACCACACTCGCGTACGGGAGATCAGCCGGGAGATCGGTTGGGTGACGGGCGAGGCAGCGGGTCTCGGCGGCCTGGCCCAGGCGGAATGGAACTTGGCCCGCCTCGACAGCGCGCACGAGCACGTCACCGCCAGTCTGCGGATCGCCCGCGCGGCCGGAAACCTTCACGTCGAAGCGCTGGGGCTGGTCACACTCGGTGTGACGTGCCGGGATCTGGGCCGGCTGCGCGAGGCTGCCGATCACCTGGAGACGGCCATCCGCCGCAACGAGGAGATCGGCTGGCACGACCACAGCCTGGCTCTGCAGAATCTGGGCTGGACGTACTGGGAACTCGGCCGTCTGACCGAGGGACTCGCCATCCTCGGTCCCAAGGTGAGCCCCGACCTCACGGGCGGATACCGCAACGACCGCGCCATGATGCTGGACTCCGTCGCGAGGATCAAGATCGAGCTCGGCCGTCACGAAGAGGCGCTGCACCAGGCCGAGCGGGCCCTGGCGGTGGGCAAGGCCAAGGGGCGCCGCTGGATTCAGGCCGGCATCCTCAACACGATCGCTGCCGCCCACCGGGAACTGGCCCACCCGGACCGAGCGGAGCGGGCCGGCCGGCAGGCCCTCACCCTGGCCCAGCAGTCGGGACACCGACGCACCGAGGCGGACTGCACCCTGGGCCTCTCCCTCACACTCGGGCAACTGGGCCGGCACGACCAGGCCCGCAGCCATGCCGAGCAGGCGCTGAGCCTGGCGCGCGACCACTCGTTCCGGGTGGTGGAGGCGCAGGCCCTGTCGGTCCTGTGCGACATCGCGGAGTCCGAAGCGGCACACGCCGCAGCCGTCGCCCTCGGCCACGAGGCGCTGGCCATCCACCGCGAGACCGGCCACCGCCTCGGCGAGGCCCGCACCCTCATGACCCTCGGCCGCGTCCTCCGCCCGAACGAGGCGGCCGCGGCCGACCTCATGAGGCAACAGGCGCGGGCCATCTTCTCCGACGTCGGAGTGCCGCCGCGGTAG
- a CDS encoding Crp/Fnr family transcriptional regulator: MGLLGNELAFAHTLTPQEHESVMALGNRKRYPADAHLLTEGDRTSHVVIILQGWVTVSVATDRGATRLILGLRGPGELLGEMAALDPHPRSATVRALGPIEAQVISGDAFRRFLALHPRVSGLVIRQLTSRLRSADQERSALASLTVLQRLASRLTELSGAEPSGPYTPSAVGPPSGPATSGPATSGRVVQLAQDELAATIGATREAVAKALRLLRTQNIVRTGNRMVEVLDPTLLALLADGHQE, encoded by the coding sequence ATGGGGCTACTCGGCAATGAGCTGGCGTTCGCACACACCCTGACTCCGCAGGAGCACGAGAGCGTCATGGCCCTCGGCAACCGGAAGCGCTACCCGGCCGACGCCCATCTCCTCACCGAGGGCGATCGAACCAGTCACGTCGTGATCATTCTTCAGGGGTGGGTGACCGTATCCGTGGCGACGGACCGTGGGGCCACCCGGCTGATACTCGGCCTGCGCGGCCCGGGCGAACTGCTCGGCGAGATGGCCGCGTTGGATCCGCATCCCCGCAGCGCCACCGTGCGCGCACTCGGTCCCATAGAGGCCCAGGTCATATCCGGGGATGCGTTTCGTCGTTTTCTCGCCCTGCACCCCCGGGTCAGCGGACTGGTGATACGTCAGCTGACCTCCCGGCTCCGCAGCGCCGACCAGGAACGGTCCGCGCTCGCCTCACTCACCGTGCTGCAACGCCTGGCCAGCCGGCTCACCGAACTGTCGGGAGCCGAGCCCTCCGGCCCTTACACCCCGTCCGCGGTGGGCCCTCCGAGCGGCCCCGCCACCTCCGGCCCCGCCACCTCCGGCCGGGTCGTCCAGCTGGCCCAGGACGAACTGGCCGCCACGATAGGGGCCACCCGCGAAGCCGTCGCCAAGGCCCTACGGCTGCTGCGCACCCAGAACATCGTGCGCACCGGCAACCGGATGGTGGAGGTCCTCGACCCCACGCTGCTCGCCCTTCTCGCGGACGGTCATCAGGAGTAA
- a CDS encoding Pycsar system effector family protein — MTADGAARTSPDPVGPVPDGGRHCHDRAGERIAERLLTAVREDLGRADSKAAVLLSGTLALPAFLVGWHGTPGWDGFADMTLILSGVLWAVAVAALVAALMPRTGTVRGRDEVTYFGDLVAAHDIARLSARVTEAARDPARWLLVQAVDVSSILSAKYRAIRWGVASLAPSAALAVVWGLTAG; from the coding sequence ATGACCGCCGACGGGGCGGCACGGACCTCCCCCGACCCGGTCGGGCCGGTGCCGGACGGGGGTCGGCACTGCCATGACCGGGCGGGGGAGCGCATCGCCGAGCGGTTGCTGACCGCGGTCCGGGAGGACCTCGGCCGGGCCGACTCCAAGGCGGCCGTGCTCCTGTCGGGGACGCTCGCACTGCCCGCGTTCCTGGTCGGGTGGCACGGCACGCCCGGCTGGGACGGGTTCGCCGACATGACGCTGATCCTCTCCGGGGTGCTCTGGGCCGTCGCGGTGGCCGCACTGGTCGCGGCGCTGATGCCGCGCACCGGCACGGTCCGCGGCCGGGACGAGGTGACCTACTTCGGCGATCTGGTGGCCGCGCACGACATCGCACGGCTGTCCGCCCGGGTCACCGAGGCGGCGCGCGATCCCGCCCGGTGGCTGCTCGTCCAGGCCGTGGACGTCAGCTCGATCCTGTCCGCCAAGTACCGCGCCATCCGCTGGGGCGTGGCCTCGCTCGCCCCGTCGGCGGCCCTGGCCGTGGTCTGGGGTCTGACCGCGGGCTGA
- a CDS encoding VWA domain-containing protein — protein sequence MRRAAISVLGGAAVFVSLLAPAGQDPVPAADSEPVFPAVDYAVAVDESASLAPEDMKAEKAAAKRIALGDVSSSSQVTVFGFAAAEKAGQRVVDPVCPRTTLNAAGREEVGGCVDKLRSRKKSEGTGTDLPTAIRQGVDDLTDGSDASVPRVLFLLTDGKMDVEDSFKYGDPSHRKAEGERQLKLALEEAAAQNVQIWPLGFGDDPDKKQLDQIAAGGYQKGCVELPSATPKAHKVDGAKDVGTTLEKIFAAAHCLRHEEGPSKRPPATLEIGISPLATVGSIVVDKGDPEVKITYIDPAGDKVPTTSGKYKNSRFELAGGSGTVEALKIVDPLPGIWKVKAEAPEGHRSLPVAVSVLWQGELRGAITMDPPSPQAGEKVTVTMRLQTREGYEIKDPRDYEGLRVRSELTGDGFSPLALELADNGKESDPEASDGSFTGTVTIPEDADGALTVSATLTASGLTADTRSETGEVAPGELPVKAPVELPAGDTHPGGTVTGTLDVSNTTDTPHTLRLSVADVKDGLLSVEPNEITLKPGEQGTRQVTVKVSPAGAFGDRLGDGLDLSGTFTVVDTTDDDRTLERAPVSVRVTPEPGIWEKYWWAFVSGAVAIALAAVAVVAWLGLRRRRRDPFGLVLQLVSEDGTVLNEHKAGHGNNKQWYEFAVAEAHRSPRIEKRAHGPYAVRRSREGGAVVRKGGNRIALPVRGQVQLTDTLSLTLGGTPGPGPRPPQGAFAGRGDRRPPSQSGPYDEFA from the coding sequence GTGCGCCGCGCCGCGATTTCGGTGCTGGGCGGCGCCGCGGTGTTCGTGTCCCTGTTGGCACCGGCCGGTCAGGATCCGGTGCCTGCGGCGGACTCCGAACCGGTGTTCCCAGCGGTCGACTACGCCGTGGCCGTCGACGAGTCGGCCAGCCTCGCGCCCGAGGACATGAAGGCCGAGAAGGCCGCCGCCAAGCGGATCGCGCTGGGCGACGTCTCCTCGTCCTCGCAGGTCACGGTGTTCGGCTTCGCCGCCGCCGAGAAGGCCGGCCAGCGCGTGGTGGACCCGGTGTGCCCGCGCACCACGCTGAACGCGGCGGGCCGCGAGGAGGTCGGCGGTTGCGTGGACAAGCTGCGCAGCCGCAAGAAGAGCGAGGGCACCGGCACCGACCTCCCGACCGCCATCCGGCAGGGCGTGGACGACCTGACCGACGGCTCCGACGCCTCGGTGCCCCGGGTGCTGTTCCTGCTGACCGACGGGAAGATGGACGTCGAGGACAGCTTCAAGTACGGCGATCCCTCGCACCGCAAGGCCGAGGGTGAACGGCAGTTGAAGCTGGCGCTGGAGGAAGCCGCCGCGCAGAACGTCCAGATCTGGCCGCTGGGCTTCGGCGACGACCCGGACAAGAAGCAGCTCGACCAGATCGCCGCCGGCGGCTACCAGAAGGGCTGCGTCGAACTGCCCTCCGCCACTCCCAAGGCCCACAAGGTCGACGGGGCCAAGGACGTGGGCACCACCCTGGAGAAGATCTTCGCCGCCGCCCACTGCCTGCGTCACGAGGAAGGCCCCAGCAAGCGGCCGCCGGCCACCCTGGAGATCGGCATCTCCCCGCTGGCCACCGTCGGCAGCATCGTCGTCGACAAGGGCGACCCCGAGGTGAAGATCACCTACATCGACCCGGCCGGCGACAAGGTCCCGACCACCTCAGGGAAGTACAAGAACTCCCGGTTCGAGCTGGCGGGCGGCTCCGGCACCGTCGAGGCGCTGAAGATCGTCGACCCGCTGCCCGGCATCTGGAAGGTGAAGGCCGAGGCCCCGGAGGGCCACCGCTCGCTGCCCGTCGCCGTCAGTGTGCTGTGGCAGGGCGAGCTGCGCGGCGCCATCACCATGGACCCGCCCTCGCCGCAGGCCGGCGAGAAGGTCACGGTGACCATGCGGCTGCAGACGCGCGAGGGCTACGAGATCAAGGACCCGCGCGACTACGAGGGGCTGCGTGTGCGCAGCGAGCTGACCGGGGACGGCTTCTCCCCCCTCGCGCTCGAACTCGCGGACAACGGCAAGGAGTCCGACCCCGAGGCGAGCGACGGCTCCTTCACCGGCACCGTGACCATCCCCGAGGACGCCGACGGGGCGCTGACGGTGAGCGCCACGCTGACCGCCTCGGGGCTGACCGCCGACACGCGCAGCGAGACCGGCGAGGTCGCGCCCGGCGAACTGCCCGTCAAGGCACCGGTCGAACTGCCCGCCGGCGACACCCATCCCGGCGGCACGGTCACCGGCACCCTGGACGTCAGCAACACCACCGACACCCCGCACACCCTGCGGCTGTCCGTCGCCGACGTGAAGGACGGGCTGCTCTCCGTCGAGCCGAACGAGATCACCCTCAAGCCCGGTGAGCAGGGCACCCGGCAGGTCACGGTCAAGGTCTCCCCCGCGGGCGCCTTCGGTGACCGCCTCGGCGACGGGCTGGACCTCTCCGGCACCTTCACCGTCGTCGACACCACCGACGACGACCGGACGCTCGAACGCGCCCCGGTCTCGGTGCGGGTCACGCCGGAGCCCGGGATCTGGGAGAAGTACTGGTGGGCGTTCGTGTCCGGCGCCGTCGCGATCGCGCTGGCCGCGGTGGCCGTCGTCGCCTGGCTGGGGCTGCGCAGGCGTCGGCGGGACCCGTTCGGGCTGGTGCTGCAGCTGGTCTCCGAGGACGGCACCGTCCTCAATGAGCACAAGGCAGGACACGGCAACAACAAGCAGTGGTACGAGTTCGCCGTCGCCGAGGCCCATCGCAGCCCGCGGATCGAGAAGCGCGCGCACGGCCCGTACGCCGTCCGGCGCAGCCGCGAGGGCGGAGCGGTGGTGCGCAAGGGCGGCAACCGGATCGCGCTGCCCGTCCGCGGCCAGGTCCAGCTGACCGACACGCTGAGCCTCACTCTCGGCGGGACCCCCGGCCCGGGGCCCCGTCCGCCGCAGGGCGCCTTCGCGGGTCGCGGCGACCGGAGGCCGCCGAGCCAGAGCGGCCCCTACGACGAGTTCGCGTGA
- a CDS encoding tubulin-like doman-containing protein yields MKIFQPMLFVGLGGTGGLVGAELERRLRAELCGPDGMALSRQSGHAPFQLPDCLQFVYADYSESDLQRLPQFNVDPSLRAAYARTSRATHDLLPNFDASPEVTKMLRAVLRDEVADWLPPRIDEPKVTPLHAGAGQLPTVGRAALFATLRHSLAPVLEPLIQAIDAIAKSAGELSELGGGRVNGCDVFVAFSVAGGTGAGIFLDYLHLINHAFQLRRFDGVKIYPLVVMPSSFSAATGGGREAELNAARSLVDLFRLVDTQNAPSEGHEIGDLDQELGLGIRYPGATPIRLRTGILPTAFLFSPTAGIRADDLRRSIVSLVMSLIGTELGDGRARGRKMAADDDFQTFAASFINRGVQRSAVSPTGIGRQGVSTSLVASMTAPMDQLADLVAGRLLRLAVTDLVELPRAVLREQAVPMIRQLFADSHLEELWERRQLAVPEPDPLPRGGRNIEQALGERIADMQRLLSDLRSEADRAATVMADRFAPRPAIDKLLQTVDPFLAERVVRGVPDSEEQIARLGFLGMLESRARNPQRPPGVTEQPPKIPRIKGQLGGLAPARWGDDDVQAAIQEQDAWYQWRCRMVWHEAWRDQQQHWQPQADAAGTDLGRLVNAFRRHSDQERKSAQQKAHELYEDRTGISYLLPPQRSLNHFYEDVVSRLIHREGLRENDDEAALLLKLVDGDTWRQVHGLSRRDPEGAVARVKGQLEARITRLFAESGAHLEQRPLLPSMGTLLAAAAGDADAKDQVSKEALDLFGRKLTGLLPVGFTPEGTGLLRVLVTYPRVQAVEEVQEFLGKTLRLPSDAKNSVEYRGVESDSITVVLFRSEMSLTQVPEARKVLRQWARAKDSEQAQDVLRWRQRLGYRDSWMVSSEEDRRVILHRLLCCMWNGQVDVVDGDPASPDRVRLRLSPEKGTDIPGVRLRLGDYPGGVSSWAELLRSYERWTVLDDERIVEDYCRELMRAQPLGLARTGSEPHPLFVDLVEKVAPRQLELLTERRERGGERVEGWVRPLWEFWAETLPAALDTQFGDQRAVQPTLRDLLEHVRGGTPTRPRTREDVGAPRRPVADDDDWGTAPVTSRGRGRYDDHDKPYGSERGERGEEDRESRDSRDSWDSRRDSDARPRTDSRQDDYDTYDAYDRPDPDGDRRPDSQGGRGWESGRDGGDPPRPSWDVDEPGDTARRAPWDGDAQ; encoded by the coding sequence ATGAAGATCTTCCAGCCGATGCTTTTCGTCGGCCTGGGCGGCACCGGAGGCCTGGTCGGCGCGGAACTGGAGCGCAGACTGCGCGCCGAGCTGTGCGGTCCGGACGGCATGGCGCTCAGCCGGCAGAGCGGCCACGCGCCCTTCCAGCTGCCCGACTGCCTCCAGTTCGTGTACGCGGACTACAGCGAGAGCGATCTGCAGCGGCTTCCGCAGTTCAACGTGGACCCGTCCCTGCGGGCGGCGTACGCCCGCACCTCCCGGGCCACCCACGACCTGCTGCCGAACTTCGACGCCTCCCCGGAAGTGACCAAGATGCTCCGGGCGGTGCTGCGCGATGAGGTCGCCGACTGGCTGCCGCCGCGCATCGACGAGCCGAAGGTCACCCCGCTGCACGCCGGCGCGGGCCAGCTGCCGACCGTCGGCCGGGCCGCCCTGTTCGCCACCCTCCGGCACAGCCTCGCCCCGGTGCTGGAGCCGCTGATCCAGGCGATCGACGCGATCGCCAAGTCGGCGGGCGAGCTCAGCGAACTCGGCGGCGGCAGGGTCAACGGCTGTGACGTGTTCGTCGCCTTCTCGGTGGCCGGCGGCACCGGCGCCGGGATCTTCCTGGACTACCTGCACCTCATCAACCACGCCTTCCAGCTGCGCCGTTTCGACGGCGTGAAGATCTATCCGCTGGTCGTCATGCCGTCGTCGTTCTCCGCCGCGACCGGTGGCGGACGGGAGGCGGAACTCAACGCGGCCCGGTCGCTGGTCGACCTGTTCCGGCTGGTGGACACGCAGAACGCGCCGTCGGAGGGCCACGAGATCGGCGATCTCGACCAGGAGCTCGGGCTCGGCATCCGCTACCCGGGCGCGACGCCGATCCGGTTGCGCACCGGCATCCTGCCCACGGCGTTCCTGTTCAGCCCGACCGCCGGCATCCGCGCGGACGACCTGCGCCGCTCCATCGTCTCCCTGGTGATGTCGCTGATCGGCACCGAGCTGGGCGACGGCCGCGCCCGGGGCCGGAAGATGGCGGCCGACGACGACTTCCAGACCTTCGCCGCGAGCTTCATCAACCGGGGCGTGCAACGCAGCGCGGTGTCCCCCACCGGCATCGGCCGGCAGGGCGTCTCCACCAGCCTGGTCGCCTCCATGACCGCGCCGATGGACCAGCTGGCCGACCTGGTGGCCGGGCGGCTGCTGCGGCTGGCGGTCACGGACCTCGTGGAGCTGCCGCGTGCGGTGCTGCGGGAGCAGGCAGTGCCGATGATCCGGCAGCTGTTCGCCGACTCCCACCTCGAAGAGCTGTGGGAACGCAGGCAGCTGGCGGTGCCCGAGCCCGATCCGCTGCCGCGCGGTGGCCGCAACATCGAGCAGGCGCTGGGCGAGCGCATCGCGGACATGCAGCGGCTGCTGTCCGACCTTCGGTCCGAGGCGGACCGCGCGGCCACCGTGATGGCCGACCGGTTCGCGCCGCGACCCGCCATCGACAAGCTGCTCCAGACCGTCGACCCCTTCCTCGCCGAACGCGTCGTCAGGGGTGTCCCGGACAGCGAGGAACAGATCGCCCGCCTCGGCTTCCTCGGCATGCTGGAAAGCCGCGCCCGCAACCCGCAGCGCCCGCCCGGGGTGACCGAGCAGCCGCCCAAGATCCCCCGGATCAAGGGCCAGTTGGGCGGCCTGGCACCGGCCCGCTGGGGCGACGACGACGTGCAGGCGGCCATCCAGGAGCAGGACGCCTGGTACCAGTGGCGCTGCCGGATGGTGTGGCACGAGGCCTGGCGCGATCAGCAACAGCACTGGCAGCCGCAGGCGGACGCGGCCGGGACCGACCTCGGGCGCCTGGTGAACGCCTTCCGCAGGCACAGCGACCAGGAGCGCAAGTCCGCCCAGCAGAAGGCCCACGAACTGTACGAGGACCGCACCGGCATCTCGTATCTGCTGCCGCCGCAGCGCAGCCTCAACCACTTCTACGAGGACGTCGTCAGCCGGCTGATCCACCGGGAGGGGCTGCGGGAGAACGACGACGAGGCCGCGCTGCTGCTCAAGCTGGTCGACGGCGACACCTGGCGCCAGGTCCACGGGCTCAGCCGGCGTGACCCGGAGGGCGCGGTGGCCCGGGTCAAGGGGCAGCTGGAGGCCCGGATCACCCGGCTGTTCGCCGAGAGCGGGGCGCATCTGGAGCAGCGGCCGCTGCTGCCGTCCATGGGCACCCTGCTGGCCGCGGCGGCGGGGGACGCGGACGCCAAGGACCAGGTCAGCAAGGAGGCGCTCGACCTGTTCGGGCGGAAGCTGACCGGGCTGCTGCCGGTCGGGTTCACCCCGGAGGGCACCGGGCTGCTGCGGGTCCTGGTGACCTATCCGCGGGTGCAGGCCGTGGAGGAGGTGCAGGAGTTCCTCGGCAAGACGCTGCGGCTGCCCTCGGACGCAAAGAACTCCGTGGAGTACCGGGGGGTGGAGAGCGACTCGATCACCGTGGTCCTCTTCCGCAGCGAGATGAGCCTCACCCAGGTGCCCGAGGCCCGCAAGGTGCTGCGCCAGTGGGCCCGCGCCAAGGACTCCGAGCAGGCCCAGGACGTACTGCGGTGGCGTCAGCGGCTCGGCTACCGGGACAGCTGGATGGTCAGCAGCGAGGAGGACCGGCGCGTCATCCTGCACCGCCTGCTGTGCTGCATGTGGAACGGCCAGGTGGACGTGGTGGACGGCGACCCGGCGTCGCCGGACCGGGTCCGGCTGCGGCTGTCCCCCGAGAAGGGCACGGACATCCCCGGCGTGCGGCTGCGGCTGGGGGACTACCCCGGGGGCGTGTCGAGCTGGGCCGAGCTGCTGCGTTCGTACGAACGCTGGACGGTGCTCGACGACGAACGGATCGTCGAGGACTACTGCCGCGAGCTGATGCGGGCTCAGCCGCTGGGCCTGGCCCGGACCGGCAGCGAACCGCATCCGCTCTTCGTCGACCTGGTCGAGAAGGTCGCCCCGCGCCAGCTGGAGCTGCTGACGGAGCGCCGGGAGCGGGGCGGCGAGCGGGTCGAGGGCTGGGTGCGCCCGCTGTGGGAGTTCTGGGCGGAGACCCTCCCCGCCGCGCTGGACACCCAGTTCGGCGACCAGCGCGCGGTCCAGCCGACCCTGCGCGACCTGTTGGAACACGTCCGCGGCGGCACGCCGACCCGCCCCCGCACCCGCGAGGACGTGGGCGCACCCCGGCGCCCCGTGGCGGACGACGACGACTGGGGGACCGCGCCGGTCACCTCGCGCGGCAGGGGCCGTTACGACGACCACGACAAGCCGTACGGCAGCGAACGCGGCGAACGCGGCGAGGAGGACCGGGAGAGCCGGGACAGCCGGGACAGCTGGGACTCCCGCCGTGACAGCGACGCCCGGCCCCGCACCGACAGCCGCCAGGACGACTACGACACCTACGACGCCTACGACAGGCCCGACCCGGACGGCGACCGCCGCCCCGACAGCCAGGGTGGCCGGGGATGGGAGTCCGGCCGGGACGGCGGCGACCCGCCGCGGCCGTCGTGGGACGTCGACGAGCCCGGCGACACCGCCCGTCGCGCCCCCTGGGACGGTGACGCGCAGTGA